From Drosophila suzukii chromosome 2R, CBGP_Dsuzu_IsoJpt1.0, whole genome shotgun sequence, a single genomic window includes:
- the LOC108008704 gene encoding cocaine esterase: MRHELCKSYVLEKRAKKCVLQVAVMWNALRIQQFFWLLPILLHLSQFCSGQQTHIKLEQGDLIGLKVFPDGTRGAVYAFLGIPYAQAPLNELRFSPAKPSSSFNRTLQATTMQPICPQLSNTIYDESSDGGIPRSVGTDEDCLYLNIWTPESGMRYGKLPIVVIVTGEEFAYDWPRNRINGLDLAGEGIVVVSVQYRNNIYGWLSLGEQHRHIPGNYGLSDVRMALRWIQRNADAFGGNPDLITLLGHGSGGAPLALAATLEDSGLVKKLVLMSPGPVMRTLGQSHQQRIVETGQVLVQKLGCQFEEAQRRQLMGCLRRKSREDLLRAYESVYNHGNGSAQLGVMLPEGSTLEQRLRNGTLPPLLLGITSNEGAFLQDYWLDVAREGQVALQKYINHTMLPSVLRALESVGEESSSQLAAIRWRYFNGKGEGVTHLLAGMQRLLSESLYELPFFRLLDLLNGTTSYAYVFDQSHSMDMRGRRNLFEGASHSSDLPLLLGPSLFQQIARRRFSGEEEQLCRKIRSAFANFIKNGNPTPGRIYDGWLPYNKENPFVYSLGEQMKTSQAESVDEAEVDKLLRGEAGVPGQDRSLSRSNRHDTYRATPSNSYTASNQQDSGYSNHLQRVHGFWQVLLPLERDEDLRGGGALGQRVRLLEASADAARYRQGFYAMLGLVCLLLACLCLCVYLLKRDPNAMRRRSASSGSDCYSL, encoded by the exons ATGCGCCATGAACTATGCAAAAGTTATGTGCTAGAAAAGAGAGCTAAAAAGTGTGTGTTGCAAGTGGCAGTCATGTGGAATGCATTAAGGATTCAACAGTTTTTCTGGCTACTACCGATTCTCCTCCACCTGTCGCAATTTTGttctggccaacagacccacATAAAATTGGAACAGGGGGATCTTATTGGG CTCAAGGTCTTTCCGGATGGGACACGTGGCGCTGTATACGCTTTTCTGGGCATTCCCTATGCTCAAGCACCTCTCAACGAACTCAGATTTTCt CCCGCCAAACCGAGTTCCAGTTTCAATCGCACCCTGCAAGCGACCACCATGCAGCCCATCTGCCCGCAGCTATCGAACACCATCTACGACGAGAGTTCGGATGGAGGTATTCCCAGATCAGTGGGCACAGACGAGGACTGCCTGTACCTGAACATTTGGACCCCGGAGTCGGGGATGCGATATGGCAAGCTGCCCATCGTTGTTATTGTCACGGGTGAGGAGTTCGCCTACGACTGGCCCAGAAACCGCATCAATGGCCTGGATCTGGCCGGAGAGGGAATTGTGGTGGTCAGTGTCCAGTACCGGAATAACATCTACGGATGGCTAAGTCTGGGGGAACAGCACCGCCACATCCCTGGCAACTACGGACTAAGTGATGTCCGGATGGCATTGCGCTGGATTCAAAGGAATGCTGATGCCTTTGGCGGGAATCCAGATCTCATAACCCTTTTAGGTCACGGCAGTGGAGGAGCTCCTCTGGCCCTGGCTGCCACTTTAGAGGATTCCGGCCTTGTTAAGAAACTGGTGCTTATGTCCCCGGGACCCGTGATGCGAACTTTGGGTCAGAGCCACCAACAGCGGATAGTGGAAACCGGTCAGGTGCTAGTCCAGAAATTGGGCTGCCAGTTCGAGGAGGCCCAACGTCGCCAACTGATGGGTTGCCTAAGGCGAAAGAGCCGAGAGGATCTGCTCCGCGCCTACGAAAGTGTCTACAATCATGGCAATGGGAGCGCCCAGCTGGGAGTGATGCTACCCGAAGGATCGACACTCGAACAACGACTTCGAAACGGAACATTGCCTCCCCTGCTGCTGGGCATCACCTCCAATGAAGGAGCCTTCCTGCAGGACTACTGGTTGGATGTGGCTCGGGAAGGTCAGGTAGCTCTCCAAAAATACATCAATCACACAATGCTGCCAAGTGTGTTGCGGGCACTGGAATCGGTGGGAGAGGAGAGTTCCTCCCAATTGGCGGCCATAAGATGGAGGTACTTTAATGGCAAAGGCGAGGGAGTCACCCACCTGCTAGCTGGCATGCAACGCCTACTCTCCGAGTCCCTCTACGAACTTCCCTTCTTCCGCCTCTTGGATCTGCTAAATGGAACCACCAGTTATGCCTACGTGTTCGATCAATCCCACTCCATGGACATGAGAGGCAGGAGGAATCTTTTTGAGGGAGCGTCACACAGCTCGGATCTTCCATTGCTCCTGGGACCCAGTCTGTTTCAGCAGATAGCTCGTCGTAGATTCAGTGGCGAGGAGGAGCAATTGTGCCGAAAAATAAGAAGTGCTTTTGCCAACTTCATTAAAAATGGCAATCCCACGCCGGGAAGAATCTACGATGGATGGTTGCCCTATAATAAAGAAAACCCCTTTGTCTACAGCCTGGGGGAGCAGATGAAGACCTCTCAGGCGGAATCAGTGGATGAAGCGGAGGTGGATAAGCTACTCAGAGGGGAGGCTGGGGTTCCAGGTCAGGATAGGAGTTTATCGCGTAGCAACCGTCACGATACCTACAGGGCAACTCCCTCCAATTCCTACACGGCCAGCAATCAACAGGACTCGGGTTACTCCAATCACTTGCAACGGGTCCACGGATTCTGGCAGGTGCTACTCCCACTAGAAAGAGACGAGGACCTAAGAGGAGGAGGTGCCCTCGGTCAGCGAGTGCGACTCCTGGAGGCGAGTGCAGATGCAGCCAGATACCGTCAGGGATTCTATGCCATGTTGGGACTGGTGTGCCTACTCCTCGCCTGCCTCTGCCTGTGCGTTTACCTTCTCAAACGAGACCCAAATGCCATGAGAAGACGCAGTGCATCCTCGGGTTCGGACTGCTACAGCTTATGA